TTGCTTCACGGAGTTTATCCAGAGCGACAAAAAGAGATTGCTTCGCTTTGCTCGCAATGACAAAAGCGAAGGGTTCGCAATGACACGCCGTCATTGTCAACTTATCTAAGTCGTTCACTATAGTTCTCAATTCTCATTTTAGATTTATATCCACCGCCTCTTCCAGACGTAGGACCGAGATAAACCTGCCGTTGTAAAGAACAACGCCCCCTACGAACATCAGGTCTGACTCGCTGAGATGAGCCGGCGGCTCTGCAATGTCGGATTCATCAATGCGAATAACACCGTTTATCCTGTCTATCATTATCCCGATACGTCCCTTTGGGCCTTTCAGAGTCAGTATCTTTTTACGCACCTTGCCCGATGCTCCGTTATCTTTAATTGAGAGCCGCTTTTTCAAGTCTAAAACAGGCATTACCTTTCCCCTGACAGAAGTTATGCCGAGGATGTAATCCGGCGCTTTCGGAACCATTGTAATTTGCTGGGGAGTGAGAATCTCTTCAACTTCAGAGATCCTGAAGGCAAATTCTTCCGCGGCAAGCTGAAACGTAAGAAGTTCTATTATGCCTGAGATTGCCTCTTCAGGTTTAGCTGTTTTTGAAACAGATTCAGCAGGACTTTTTTCTTTAACAGTCTCCTGCTGGGAAACAACCTGAGCAGGCACATAGGGCTGGGGGTTTTCCCCCTGTATGCTGTCTACTATATACTGTCTACTGTCTTCTGTTTTCTCAGCGGTGTCTGGCTGCTGTTGAGCGCCTCCGCCAGAGGCGGATGTAATATCATCGGCAGCCTTGTCCTCTTGCTTTTCTTTCTCTGCTTCTTCTTTAATCTTTTTTCTAATTTTCGCTATATCCATTTAGTCCAAACTCCTGAGCAGCTTCGTTAATTAATTGCCTTTCAATTATCCTGCATTCATTGCCAAGCCCGCTTAAGAGCGCGGCAGTCGCCAGGCTGTTAATCAATCTCGGGACGCCGCAGGAATATGCATGAAGCGCCTTTAACGCCTCACCGGTAAACAACTGCTCCTCGCATCCGCCCACCTTCAGCCTGTGTTCCACATAACCAATTATTTCATCTTCGCTTATCGGCCCCAGGTGATAAAAAAGTCCGATGCGCTGCTTCAACGGCAGATATGCCTTATGATTTAACCTGCGCCTTAAGTCCGGCTGTCCCACAAGTATAAGACTTAAGAGATTTGCGTCATCAAGCTGAAAGTTTGTAAGCAGCCTGATCTCTTCGAAGGTATCCTTGTTCGGGATAAGCTGAGCCTCATCTATGATTATCACAGGGGTAATCCCTGACTTATAGTCTTCATAAACTTTTGAATATATCGCCTCAAGAAGGTCATCCTTGAGGCTCGAAAATCCGCCTGAAACGGCAATATCAAACCGCTTGGCAACTGTCCTGAGAAACTGCGCCGGCGTGAGGCGGGGATTAATAATGAGAATAATCCTGTATTTTTCTCCGAGCGAGTCTATCAGCGCGCGCGTGAGCGTAGTCTTGCCGCAGCCGACATCGCCTGTCAGGACCACAAGTTCTTTTTCTTCAACTGCATACTGCAGTCTTGCAAGCGCCTCTTCATGCGCTCTGCTCATGAAAAGAAATTTAGGGTCAG
This DNA window, taken from Nitrospirota bacterium, encodes the following:
- a CDS encoding chemotaxis protein CheW; translated protein: MDIAKIRKKIKEEAEKEKQEDKAADDITSASGGGAQQQPDTAEKTEDSRQYIVDSIQGENPQPYVPAQVVSQQETVKEKSPAESVSKTAKPEEAISGIIELLTFQLAAEEFAFRISEVEEILTPQQITMVPKAPDYILGITSVRGKVMPVLDLKKRLSIKDNGASGKVRKKILTLKGPKGRIGIMIDRINGVIRIDESDIAEPPAHLSESDLMFVGGVVLYNGRFISVLRLEEAVDINLK
- a CDS encoding AAA family ATPase, whose protein sequence is MYEEFYGLKRRPFTKTPDPKFLFMSRAHEEALARLQYAVEEKELVVLTGDVGCGKTTLTRALIDSLGEKYRIILIINPRLTPAQFLRTVAKRFDIAVSGGFSSLKDDLLEAIYSKVYEDYKSGITPVIIIDEAQLIPNKDTFEEIRLLTNFQLDDANLLSLILVGQPDLRRRLNHKAYLPLKQRIGLFYHLGPISEDEIIGYVEHRLKVGGCEEQLFTGEALKALHAYSCGVPRLINSLATAALLSGLGNECRIIERQLINEAAQEFGLNGYSEN